A single window of Methylobacterium nodulans ORS 2060 DNA harbors:
- a CDS encoding efflux RND transporter periplasmic adaptor subunit: protein MRIWSRVLVASLTLAAVGFAAELHLAGQQHQIQPAPPSPVPVVIATVQQHDVPLVLSGVGTVQALNAATVRTQVTGILENVEFTEGQFVKRGDVLATIDPRIYQAQLDQARAQLARDQALLTNQETNLRRDEPLLQRGFATDQQVVTERAQIAQTQSTLRADQALIDNAATQFDFATLRAPFDGVTGVRLIDVGNVVHPTDPTGIVVLTQVQPISVIFTLPSADIPAVQEALARGPVQTAIYDQSGTRQLDTGTLLLINNQADPNSGTVQLKATFPNAHRQLWPGTFVNAQVITSVGRGALTIPTDAVQQNDRGQYVFVVGPDRTVSMRPVRVAQRVRGTALIASGLTAGESVVVQGQYRLTPGTAVVSAPASEVPNTTTASAGMLP from the coding sequence ATGAGGATCTGGTCTCGCGTGCTCGTGGCGAGCCTGACGCTTGCTGCTGTCGGATTTGCTGCTGAACTCCACCTTGCGGGCCAGCAGCACCAAATTCAGCCTGCTCCGCCATCACCTGTTCCGGTCGTCATCGCCACCGTCCAGCAGCACGACGTGCCGCTGGTCCTGAGCGGGGTCGGCACAGTTCAGGCGCTCAATGCGGCAACCGTCCGGACACAGGTCACGGGCATCCTCGAGAACGTGGAATTCACCGAGGGGCAGTTCGTCAAGCGCGGCGACGTGCTGGCGACGATCGATCCACGCATCTACCAGGCGCAGCTCGATCAGGCCCGCGCCCAGCTCGCCCGCGATCAAGCCCTCCTCACCAACCAGGAGACGAACCTCAGGCGCGACGAGCCGCTCCTCCAGCGCGGCTTCGCCACGGACCAGCAGGTCGTCACCGAGCGGGCCCAGATCGCGCAGACGCAGAGCACCTTGAGGGCTGACCAGGCCCTGATCGACAACGCCGCGACGCAGTTCGACTTCGCGACTCTGCGCGCACCTTTCGACGGCGTCACGGGCGTGCGGCTCATCGACGTCGGCAACGTGGTTCATCCCACGGACCCGACCGGCATCGTGGTGCTGACCCAGGTGCAACCGATCAGCGTGATCTTCACTCTCCCGTCCGCGGACATCCCGGCCGTGCAAGAGGCGCTGGCGCGCGGACCCGTCCAGACCGCCATCTACGACCAGTCGGGCACGCGCCAGCTCGACACCGGCACCCTGCTCCTGATCAACAACCAGGCGGACCCGAACTCCGGCACGGTCCAGCTCAAGGCGACCTTCCCGAACGCGCACCGGCAGCTCTGGCCGGGTACTTTCGTGAACGCCCAGGTCATCACCTCGGTCGGCCGCGGCGCCCTGACCATCCCGACCGACGCCGTGCAGCAGAACGACCGAGGGCAGTACGTCTTCGTCGTCGGTCCGGACCGCACGGTCTCGATGCGCCCGGTCCGCGTCGCGCAGCGCGTGCGGGGCACGGCCCTGATCGCGTCGGGCCTCACCGCCGGCGAGAGCGTGGTGGTGCAGGGCCAGTACCGCCTCACGCCCGGGACGGCCGTCGTGAGCGCACCGGCCTCCGAGGTCCCGAACACCACTACGGCGAGCGCGGGGATGCTGCCATGA
- a CDS encoding LysR family transcriptional regulator, producing MNWRQLDLNLLVIFDAVVQERSASRAAARLNMSQPALSHALARLRSSLGDELFVRTPSGMEPTPYAERLASPVRAALENLRLGLEGAAEFDPNTAERCFTIAVDNSAALILAAPLAAAIAAEATGIGLNLRPSGTIDLAERLDRGEIDLALGGLAAPGERFADRRLFDGGFAVLLRRGHPAERNETLDLDALGAFPHLIVSSTREGTEFVDVELARHGLQRHIALRAPLLATPAVLAQSDMLAVLGERAAREFARVAPLEVLQLPFVSPRLQTAMLWHRRFDDVAAHAWLRSIVLRVARAFRRPRHDAAS from the coding sequence GTGAACTGGCGCCAACTCGATCTCAATCTCCTCGTCATTTTCGACGCGGTCGTCCAAGAGCGGAGCGCCAGTCGAGCCGCCGCCAGGCTCAACATGTCTCAGCCGGCTCTTAGCCACGCCTTGGCGCGTCTGCGCAGTTCGCTCGGTGACGAACTCTTCGTGAGAACTCCAAGTGGTATGGAGCCGACGCCATATGCAGAGCGGCTTGCCAGTCCCGTTCGCGCCGCACTGGAAAACCTGCGGCTCGGATTAGAAGGTGCGGCGGAGTTCGACCCGAATACTGCCGAGCGTTGTTTCACGATTGCGGTCGACAATAGCGCGGCGCTGATCCTCGCGGCGCCGCTTGCAGCCGCCATCGCCGCAGAGGCTACGGGTATTGGTCTCAATCTGCGCCCAAGCGGTACCATCGACCTTGCCGAGCGACTCGACCGCGGTGAGATTGATCTCGCACTCGGTGGCCTCGCTGCGCCGGGCGAGCGGTTCGCAGACCGTAGGCTCTTCGACGGCGGATTCGCGGTTCTCCTGCGGCGTGGGCACCCTGCCGAGCGGAACGAAACTCTCGATCTCGATGCACTCGGAGCCTTCCCCCACCTGATCGTGTCCTCTACGCGCGAAGGCACTGAGTTCGTCGATGTCGAGCTGGCCCGCCATGGCTTGCAGCGGCACATCGCGCTGCGAGCCCCACTGCTTGCAACCCCCGCCGTACTGGCACAGTCCGACATGCTCGCCGTGCTCGGAGAGCGCGCGGCCCGTGAGTTTGCGCGCGTGGCGCCACTTGAGGTGCTTCAGCTGCCATTCGTATCGCCGAGATTGCAAACGGCCATGCTGTGGCACCGCCGGTTCGACGATGTCGCCGCACACGCATGGTTGCGCAGCATCGTGTTGCGAGTCGCCCGGGCGTTCAGACGGCCTCGTCACGATGCCGCCTCGTGA
- a CDS encoding aldo/keto reductase: MTELNPSGTFAIGGDLVVHRLGFGAMRITGPGIWGEPASREAAIATLRRVPELGVDLIDTADSYGPFVSEDLIREVLHPYTGLVIATKGGLTRHGPDIWRPVGNPDYLRQCVLMSLRRLGLERIDLWQLHRIGPDCPREVQFEAIARMRDEGLIRHVGLSEVSIDDIQAAQRFFPVAAVQNRYNLVDRTSEAVLDYCESAGIGFIPWAPLDRGALARYGSAIAQAAARHSVGEGAIALAWLLKRSPVMLPIPGTGDPEHLAENMRGATVELTSEEFNALDQEGRAAWQAAR, from the coding sequence ATGACCGAACTCAATCCGTCCGGCACCTTCGCAATCGGCGGCGACTTGGTGGTGCACCGTCTCGGCTTCGGTGCCATGCGCATCACCGGGCCAGGCATATGGGGCGAGCCGGCCTCCCGAGAGGCAGCGATCGCGACCCTGAGACGCGTGCCGGAGCTTGGCGTCGACCTGATCGACACCGCTGACAGCTACGGTCCGTTCGTCAGCGAGGACCTCATCCGCGAGGTGCTGCACCCGTACACGGGTCTTGTGATCGCGACAAAGGGAGGTCTGACTCGCCATGGGCCGGATATCTGGCGTCCGGTCGGCAACCCCGATTACCTGCGCCAATGCGTGCTGATGAGCCTTCGTCGGCTCGGCCTGGAGCGCATTGATCTTTGGCAGCTCCACCGCATCGGCCCTGACTGTCCCCGCGAGGTCCAGTTCGAGGCGATTGCGCGGATGCGCGACGAGGGCTTGATCCGGCATGTCGGCCTAAGCGAGGTCTCGATCGACGACATCCAGGCTGCGCAGCGATTCTTCCCCGTCGCGGCAGTGCAGAACCGGTACAATCTGGTCGACCGAACCAGTGAGGCGGTGCTCGACTACTGCGAATCGGCCGGCATTGGGTTCATTCCATGGGCTCCTCTGGATCGTGGGGCGCTGGCCCGCTACGGCTCAGCCATCGCTCAAGCTGCAGCCCGGCACAGTGTGGGAGAAGGAGCCATAGCGCTCGCTTGGCTCCTCAAGCGCTCTCCTGTCATGCTGCCAATCCCGGGTACGGGCGACCCTGAACATCTTGCCGAGAACATGCGGGGCGCCACCGTTGAGCTGACTTCTGAAGAGTTTAACGCTCTTGATCAGGAGGGGCGGGCCGCTTGGCAGGCGGCACGGTAG
- a CDS encoding anti-phage dCTP deaminase has product MAASMALGVAPWGLSAGRIADPLTVTVLPNCKRLVKSMVATVPEIKFPEIIIGIVAPIGAEVNACVREFVKYFKKAEYEVVEIKVTDVFRKLKNYIEPTTNLEEAPLFVRYDIYTSYGNQLRSEFSDDILAATSLGRIVKSRPNLPRQHGQRAFERVVYIVHQFKRKEEIDLFRAVYGRLFFQVSVYSRRGARVDYLAQRFANSDNSANPNMYRYHAENLVQRDENEKDEHGQKVSKVFHDADFIINSDIRSPSIENQIIRFCDLLFGSNSISPTKVEYGMFIAKAAALRTLDLSRQVGAAIFTNNGEIVSMGSNEVPKGQGGTYWGDDGLDDREYVREHDSNDRRKLEILSEITGILNLKIEDVMKIKGIRDSQFMDALEYGRIVHAEILAISDAARLGRSTHDTVLYCTTFPCHMCAKHIVASGVKKVVFLEPYPKSLVADLHSDSISIENSDRGRYEDFQAVDFEHFHGITPRRYRELFERGKRKDDNGKFRQWNKGNLPSPQPNLGVNVPFYQQIEKLIFEDYLGGQLKNKGIDPSVLDPETSGGESASTSSTDAPQDVSGKFLQL; this is encoded by the coding sequence ATGGCCGCTTCAATGGCGCTAGGTGTGGCACCCTGGGGCTTGTCGGCAGGTCGCATCGCTGATCCTCTTACCGTCACGGTGCTACCAAACTGTAAACGGTTGGTGAAGAGCATGGTTGCTACAGTCCCCGAGATAAAATTCCCGGAAATCATTATCGGTATTGTGGCGCCAATAGGCGCTGAAGTGAATGCCTGTGTTCGCGAGTTCGTTAAATATTTCAAGAAAGCAGAGTATGAGGTTGTAGAAATCAAGGTTACTGATGTTTTTAGAAAGCTAAAAAATTACATTGAGCCGACCACAAATTTAGAAGAGGCCCCGTTATTTGTGAGGTATGACATATATACTTCGTACGGAAATCAGCTTCGTTCTGAATTTTCTGATGATATTCTAGCTGCTACCTCGCTTGGTAGAATTGTCAAATCGCGCCCTAATCTTCCGCGTCAACATGGGCAGCGTGCGTTTGAGCGCGTCGTTTACATTGTTCATCAGTTCAAGAGGAAGGAGGAAATTGACCTTTTCCGTGCAGTTTACGGCAGGTTGTTCTTTCAAGTTTCAGTTTATTCGCGTCGCGGGGCTAGAGTCGACTATCTGGCGCAGAGGTTTGCAAATAGCGATAATTCTGCAAATCCAAATATGTACCGCTATCATGCTGAAAACTTAGTTCAGCGCGATGAAAACGAAAAAGATGAACATGGTCAGAAGGTCTCTAAGGTGTTTCATGATGCAGATTTCATAATCAACAGCGATATTCGTAGCCCCTCGATTGAAAATCAAATAATAAGATTTTGTGATCTTCTTTTTGGATCGAATAGCATATCGCCAACAAAAGTAGAATATGGAATGTTCATAGCGAAGGCGGCCGCATTGCGGACCTTGGATCTCTCAAGACAAGTGGGTGCGGCGATTTTTACCAATAACGGCGAGATAGTTTCGATGGGCTCTAACGAGGTCCCCAAAGGACAAGGAGGGACTTATTGGGGCGATGATGGTCTTGACGATCGTGAGTATGTTCGCGAACACGACTCGAACGATAGAAGAAAGTTAGAAATACTTTCGGAAATAACAGGAATATTGAACTTAAAAATTGAAGATGTTATGAAGATAAAGGGAATTAGAGACTCTCAATTTATGGATGCTTTGGAGTATGGCAGAATTGTTCATGCGGAAATACTTGCAATCTCAGATGCCGCTAGACTTGGGAGATCTACTCACGACACGGTACTTTACTGTACTACGTTTCCTTGCCATATGTGCGCAAAACACATTGTGGCATCAGGGGTCAAAAAAGTAGTCTTTCTAGAGCCTTATCCTAAAAGCTTGGTGGCCGATCTTCATAGCGACTCAATTTCCATCGAAAATAGCGATCGCGGCCGGTATGAAGATTTTCAGGCAGTTGATTTCGAGCACTTCCATGGAATTACGCCGCGCAGGTATCGTGAGCTTTTTGAGCGTGGCAAGAGAAAGGATGATAATGGCAAATTCAGACAGTGGAACAAGGGAAATCTACCATCACCTCAACCAAATTTGGGCGTGAACGTACCCTTCTATCAGCAGATTGAAAAGCTAATTTTTGAAGATTATCTTGGAGGGCAACTCAAGAACAAGGGTATAGATCCTTCTGTTCTGGATCCTGAGACATCGGGAGGGGAATCTGCTAGCACTTCTTCTACGGATGCGCCACAGGATGTCTCTGGTAAGTTTTTGCAGCTTTGA
- a CDS encoding helix-turn-helix transcriptional regulator, with product MAKCFHLALIQQLETAIPADVTDELRRRLRATVAEKPLGKQHVAQLMGIHRRTLARLLKSEGTSFKLVADETRLSIAKQLLADTNLSLAQISATLEFSEPAAFTRAFRRRTGTTPSAGRKEHRRRHVARNVQTALG from the coding sequence ATGGCCAAATGCTTCCATCTAGCACTAATCCAGCAGCTTGAGACGGCCATTCCCGCTGACGTGACAGACGAGCTTCGCCGGCGCTTGCGCGCCACGGTGGCTGAGAAGCCCCTCGGCAAGCAGCACGTCGCGCAGCTGATGGGGATCCATCGGCGCACGCTGGCCCGCCTGCTGAAGTCCGAAGGCACGAGCTTCAAACTGGTCGCTGATGAAACGCGGCTTAGCATCGCGAAGCAACTGTTGGCCGACACCAACCTGAGCTTGGCGCAGATCTCGGCCACGCTGGAGTTCTCGGAGCCGGCCGCCTTCACGCGCGCCTTCCGGCGCAGGACCGGCACGACACCGAGCGCGGGGCGGAAGGAACACCGGCGTCGCCATGTGGCGCGGAACGTCCAGACGGCGCTCGGCTAG
- a CDS encoding MucR family transcriptional regulator gives MPNDISITTANDASSLSTIAITADIVSAFLAHNQIPAASLPPLLTSVHASLARLTKPAEPAPEPLVPPVPIKKTVTPDAIISLEDGKPYKTLARHLAGRGLTPEQYRQKWGLPANYPMTAANYSSQRSELAKKSGLGQKAPSRKTGT, from the coding sequence ATGCCCAATGACATCAGCATCACCACCGCGAATGACGCCAGCTCACTCAGCACGATCGCGATCACGGCTGACATCGTCTCGGCTTTCCTGGCGCATAACCAGATCCCGGCAGCTAGCCTGCCGCCCCTCCTCACTAGCGTACACGCCTCGCTGGCGCGCCTGACCAAGCCGGCCGAGCCCGCGCCCGAGCCGCTCGTCCCGCCCGTGCCGATCAAGAAGACGGTGACGCCGGACGCCATCATCAGCTTGGAGGACGGCAAGCCCTACAAGACGCTGGCCCGGCACCTTGCCGGGCGCGGGCTGACCCCGGAGCAGTACCGCCAGAAGTGGGGCCTGCCGGCGAACTACCCGATGACGGCCGCGAACTACTCCTCGCAACGCTCCGAGCTGGCGAAGAAGAGCGGCCTTGGCCAGAAGGCTCCAAGCCGGAAGACCGGCACTTGA
- a CDS encoding DUF4113 domain-containing protein — MPLYSKAGVITTDILPPAESPRALFGALDRERGGPLMAAMDACNRRFGRGTVVPARAGLERKRTWATKFEMRSPRYTTKLAELPVATAHLWEPL; from the coding sequence GTGCCGCTCTACAGCAAGGCCGGCGTGATCACGACCGACATCTTGCCGCCGGCGGAGAGCCCGCGGGCCCTCTTCGGCGCGCTCGACCGGGAGCGCGGCGGCCCGCTGATGGCGGCGATGGATGCGTGCAACCGGCGCTTCGGGCGCGGCACCGTGGTACCGGCGCGGGCGGGACTGGAGAGGAAACGGACGTGGGCGACCAAGTTCGAGATGCGCTCGCCGCGCTACACAACGAAGTTGGCCGAGCTGCCGGTCGCGACAGCGCACCTGTGGGAGCCGCTTTAG